Proteins from a genomic interval of Sphingomonas sp. Y38-1Y:
- a CDS encoding ABC transporter substrate-binding protein encodes MLLLTALLTGCDRRPDDVPVVVSAIGSAAPRLAARPGTSLSLPDALLTASTAQGLVRFDALGQVEPGLAERWIVIDDGRSYIFRLREAEWANGERVTARDVVAGLRRAIANPRNPLRAHLSAIDEVVEMTPLVIEVRLSRPRPDLLPLFAQPELALAGTARQQGSGPFRIDRAGLPVRLRPGFDPTRPDADASEEPEAAELVELRSERASRAILRFRERRSDLVSGGSFADWPLVEVADVPPANRRIDPARGLFGLAVTRRSGFLAAAERREAVAMAIDRAALTRDFAADWTASDTLLPDTLDSAAAPARPPWLAFDLDARRTAAQVRVAGWRAANGGQAPRLTIAMPEGPGAGRLAARLIADLASIGVLARRVPATARADLRLVDAVAPYDSARWYLRMACQPCAEPVAGTLARARESGDLAARSQLLAEADAALVRDVAFIPLAQPLRWSLVALRLRAWRGNARAWHPLNHLRRETN; translated from the coding sequence TTGCTCCTCCTCACCGCGCTGCTGACCGGTTGCGACCGGCGGCCGGACGACGTGCCGGTGGTCGTCAGCGCGATCGGCAGCGCGGCGCCGCGGCTTGCCGCACGGCCGGGCACGTCGCTGTCGCTGCCCGACGCGCTGCTCACCGCCTCGACCGCGCAGGGCCTCGTCCGCTTCGATGCGCTGGGACAGGTCGAGCCGGGGCTGGCCGAACGCTGGATCGTCATCGACGACGGACGCAGCTACATTTTCCGCCTGCGCGAGGCCGAGTGGGCCAATGGCGAGCGCGTGACCGCGCGCGACGTCGTCGCCGGCCTTCGCCGCGCGATCGCCAATCCGCGCAACCCGCTTCGCGCGCACCTGTCGGCGATCGACGAGGTGGTCGAGATGACGCCGCTCGTCATCGAGGTGCGGCTGTCACGCCCCCGCCCCGACCTGTTGCCGCTGTTCGCGCAGCCCGAACTCGCGCTCGCCGGCACCGCGCGTCAGCAGGGCAGCGGGCCGTTCCGCATCGATCGCGCGGGCCTGCCGGTGCGGCTGCGCCCAGGCTTCGACCCCACCCGTCCCGATGCGGATGCGTCCGAGGAGCCCGAAGCGGCCGAGCTCGTCGAATTGCGCAGCGAACGCGCGTCGCGCGCGATCCTGCGTTTCCGCGAACGGCGGTCGGATCTCGTCAGCGGCGGCAGCTTTGCCGACTGGCCGCTGGTCGAGGTCGCCGACGTGCCCCCCGCCAATCGCCGCATCGATCCCGCGCGCGGGCTGTTCGGGCTGGCCGTCACGCGGCGGAGCGGCTTCCTCGCCGCGGCCGAGCGGCGGGAGGCGGTGGCGATGGCAATCGACCGCGCCGCGCTGACCCGCGACTTCGCCGCCGACTGGACGGCGAGCGACACGCTGCTGCCCGACACGCTCGATTCGGCGGCGGCGCCGGCGCGCCCGCCCTGGCTCGCCTTCGACCTCGACGCGCGGCGGACGGCGGCCCAGGTGCGCGTCGCCGGCTGGCGCGCGGCGAATGGCGGCCAGGCGCCGCGACTGACCATCGCCATGCCGGAGGGGCCGGGCGCCGGCCGCCTCGCCGCGCGGCTGATCGCCGACCTTGCCAGCATCGGCGTCCTCGCGCGCCGCGTGCCGGCGACCGCGCGGGCGGACCTGCGCCTCGTCGACGCCGTCGCCCCTTACGACAGCGCCCGCTGGTACCTGCGCATGGCGTGCCAGCCCTGTGCCGAACCGGTCGCCGGCACCCTCGCGCGCGCCAGGGAAAGCGGCGATCTCGCGGCGCGCAGCCAATTGCTGGCGGAGGCGGATGCCGCGCTCGTTCGCGACGTCGCGTTTATCCCGCTGGCACAGCCGCTGCGCTGGTCGCTGGTGGCGCTCCGCCTGCGCGCGTGGCGCGGCAATGCGCGCGCGTGGCATCCATTGAATCACCTGCGCCGCGAAACCAATTAG
- a CDS encoding DUF4112 domain-containing protein: MAQTRIDPSIFDRLPLKRDPNSVRTRVEAIERVMERSITIPGLSRPIGLDVMLGLIPVAGSFIGAAAGAYMLWEARNLRMSKFAMTRMAGNVGIDWALGLIPGVGIVPDYFFRANSRNLRIIHRHLNKHHPGTVTLDA; the protein is encoded by the coding sequence ATGGCACAGACCCGCATCGACCCGTCGATCTTCGACCGGCTCCCCCTCAAGCGCGACCCCAACTCGGTGCGGACGCGGGTGGAGGCGATCGAGCGGGTGATGGAACGGTCGATCACCATTCCCGGCCTCAGCCGGCCGATCGGGCTCGACGTCATGCTCGGCCTTATCCCCGTCGCCGGCAGCTTCATTGGCGCGGCGGCGGGCGCGTACATGCTCTGGGAAGCGCGCAACCTGCGCATGTCGAAGTTCGCGATGACGCGGATGGCGGGCAATGTCGGCATCGACTGGGCGCTGGGGCTGATCCCCGGCGTCGGCATCGTCCCCGATTATTTCTTCCGCGCGAATTCGCGCAACCTGCGCATCATCCACCGCCACCTCAACAAGCATCACCCCGGCACGGTGACGCTGGACGCCTGA
- a CDS encoding DUF2794 domain-containing protein, which translates to MSGEVIPLHGRRPLQIGFERLELNRILDLYGRMVAAGHWRDYAIELGRDAAVFAAFRRAAERPEVRIEKRPALRQRQGMWALVSETGAVLKRGHDLAGVLAPLERRLMKIVED; encoded by the coding sequence GTGAGCGGCGAGGTCATTCCCCTTCATGGCCGACGGCCGCTCCAGATCGGCTTCGAACGGCTCGAGCTGAACCGCATCCTCGACCTGTATGGCCGGATGGTCGCGGCGGGGCATTGGCGCGACTATGCGATCGAGCTGGGGCGCGATGCGGCGGTGTTCGCCGCCTTTCGCCGCGCGGCCGAGCGGCCCGAGGTGCGGATCGAGAAGCGCCCGGCGCTGCGCCAGCGCCAGGGCATGTGGGCGCTGGTGAGCGAGACGGGCGCGGTGCTGAAGCGCGGACACGACCTTGCCGGCGTTCTCGCTCCCCTCGAACGCCGGCTGATGAAGATCGTCGAGGACTAG
- the epsC gene encoding serine O-acetyltransferase EpsC, whose amino-acid sequence MLRALRVYLDSIRARDPAPRSRAEILLYPGVWALAYHRIAHWLFVRGWFFAARAVNHWSRWLTAIDIHPGAVIGRNFFIDHGFTVIGETAVIGDDVTIYQCVTLGGTSPDNGVAGKRHPTLLNGVIIGSGAQVLGPITVGERARVGANAVVTKDVPEGATMVGIPAKATLIEAETYQKPFMPYGTPCSQVFDPATQKVEILRCELEAMRKRLDALVAEEAERRNRA is encoded by the coding sequence ATGCTGAGGGCGCTTCGCGTCTATCTCGATTCGATTCGCGCGCGCGACCCCGCGCCGCGATCGCGTGCTGAAATCCTGCTCTATCCGGGCGTGTGGGCGCTTGCCTATCACCGGATCGCGCACTGGCTGTTCGTGCGCGGCTGGTTCTTTGCCGCGCGCGCGGTCAATCATTGGTCGCGCTGGCTGACCGCGATCGACATCCATCCGGGCGCGGTGATCGGGCGCAATTTCTTCATCGACCATGGCTTCACCGTCATCGGCGAGACGGCGGTGATCGGCGACGACGTCACCATCTATCAATGCGTGACGCTGGGCGGAACCAGCCCCGACAACGGCGTCGCGGGCAAGCGGCACCCGACGCTCTTGAACGGCGTCATCATCGGATCGGGCGCGCAGGTCTTGGGCCCGATCACGGTGGGCGAGCGCGCGCGCGTCGGCGCGAATGCGGTGGTGACCAAGGACGTGCCCGAGGGCGCGACGATGGTCGGCATCCCCGCCAAGGCGACGCTGATCGAGGCGGAGACGTACCAGAAGCCGTTCATGCCCTATGGCACCCCGTGCAGCCAGGTGTTCGACCCGGCGACGCAGAAGGTCGAGATCCTGCGCTGCGAGCTCGAGGCGATGCGCAAGCGGCTGGATGCGCTGGTCGCCGAGGAAGCGGAGCGCCGCAACCGGGCGTGA
- a CDS encoding sulfite exporter TauE/SafE family protein: protein MFEGIQFAEMLPYVAVGLVAQIVDGALGMAFGVISSTLLVSVIGVPPATASAGVHLVECFTTGVSGISHAIHKNVNWKLFWRLLVPGVIGGVTGAYLLTSIDASITRPIVMTYLSGIGLYLLWRGLRYPPHREREPRVIEPLGLAGGFLDAAGGGGWGPVVTSNLLVQGATPRTTIGTVNSVEFFLTVSVSITFLIGIGSTGFGPEFWHPVLGLLIGGVIAAPFGAIIAKRVPTKTLLVLVGIVLTATSLFSVYRFFAA, encoded by the coding sequence ATGTTCGAAGGCATCCAGTTCGCCGAAATGCTGCCCTATGTCGCGGTCGGCCTGGTGGCCCAGATCGTCGACGGCGCGCTGGGCATGGCGTTCGGCGTAATCTCCAGCACCCTGTTGGTGAGCGTGATCGGCGTCCCCCCCGCGACCGCATCGGCGGGCGTCCACCTGGTCGAATGCTTCACGACCGGCGTGTCGGGGATCAGCCATGCCATTCACAAGAACGTCAACTGGAAGCTGTTCTGGCGCCTGCTCGTCCCTGGCGTCATCGGCGGGGTGACGGGTGCGTACCTGCTGACGTCGATCGATGCCTCCATCACCCGGCCGATTGTGATGACCTATCTGTCGGGGATCGGCCTCTATCTCCTGTGGCGGGGCCTTCGCTATCCGCCGCACCGCGAGCGCGAGCCGCGCGTGATCGAGCCGCTGGGCCTCGCCGGCGGCTTTCTCGATGCGGCGGGCGGCGGCGGCTGGGGGCCGGTGGTGACGTCGAACCTGCTCGTTCAGGGCGCGACACCGCGCACGACGATCGGCACCGTCAATTCGGTCGAGTTCTTCCTGACCGTCTCGGTCTCGATCACCTTCCTGATCGGCATCGGCTCGACCGGGTTCGGGCCGGAATTCTGGCATCCGGTGCTCGGCCTGCTGATCGGCGGCGTGATCGCCGCGCCGTTCGGCGCCATCATCGCCAAGCGCGTGCCGACCAAGACGCTGCTGGTCCTTGTCGGCATCGTCCTGACCGCGACCAGCCTGTTCAGCGTATATCGGTTCTTTGCGGCGTAA
- a CDS encoding carboxymuconolactone decarboxylase family protein, whose amino-acid sequence MSLKEFASALPDYAKDIRLNVGSLLNEAGLNDQRKYGTILACAHGSGHKPLVEAAEAECAPKLSPEAANAARAAAAVMAMNNVYYRFTHLASNEEYRTMPAKLRMNVIGAPGIDKVDFELFSLAVSAMNGCGMCIDSHEKVLRKAEVSASNVQDAARIASVMKALATIHATL is encoded by the coding sequence ATGTCGCTCAAGGAATTCGCGTCGGCGCTGCCCGACTATGCCAAGGACATCCGCCTCAACGTCGGTTCGCTGCTGAACGAGGCGGGGCTGAACGACCAGCGCAAGTACGGCACGATCCTCGCCTGCGCGCACGGCTCGGGCCACAAGCCGCTGGTCGAGGCGGCGGAAGCGGAATGCGCGCCCAAGCTGTCGCCGGAGGCGGCCAACGCGGCACGCGCGGCGGCGGCGGTGATGGCGATGAACAACGTCTATTACCGCTTTACCCACCTCGCCTCGAACGAGGAATATCGGACGATGCCGGCCAAGCTGCGCATGAACGTGATCGGCGCGCCGGGCATCGACAAGGTCGATTTCGAGCTGTTCAGCCTGGCGGTCAGCGCGATGAACGGCTGCGGCATGTGCATCGATTCGCACGAGAAGGTGCTGCGCAAGGCCGAGGTGTCGGCATCGAACGTCCAGGACGCGGCGCGCATCGCGTCGGTGATGAAGGCGCTGGCGACCATCCACGCGACGCTCTGA